Proteins encoded by one window of Bactrocera oleae isolate idBacOlea1 chromosome 4, idBacOlea1, whole genome shotgun sequence:
- the LOC106614503 gene encoding cytochrome P450 6a2, which produces MTFLSLWIPVYLFIAVATLLVVWLRKGLNYWAERGVVYDKPSLLYGNMGGVGRTQTLRDPFHNFYQKYKHAAPFGGFYLSLRKAVVLFDLDLIKNVLVKDFANFINRGNYYNVKDDPISGHVFNLDGASWRHMRAKLTPTFTSSKMKYMFPTVVAVAKEFVKVLQQETTTLAKSDASRQGIEIRDLLARFTTDVIGGCAFGLECNSLHEPNTEFRVMGKKIFSQRRHGRLVFAFAQAYPNLARKLGVKMTPNDVSTFFRKVVHDTVSYREQTGIQRNDFLNLLLELKKQESGLSLDQIAAQSFVFFIAGFETSSSTMSFALYELALHPEIQAKARDEIESVLARYGGEITYEGVRDMQYLYQIFCETLRKYSIASITMRKTMNDYHVPNTKHVIEKGLIVVIPIDAIHRDPEIYPDPERFDPTRFEPEAVAKRHPMTWLPFGEGPRNCIGLRFGKMQALVGLALLLKNFKFTLAPQTKVPLEIKMDSFVLNSKAGIHLNIEPITNS; this is translated from the exons atgacgTTTTTATCACTTTGGATACCAGTGTATCTCTTCATTGCCGTCGCAACGCTGCTCGTTGTGTGGTTGCGCAAGGGGCTCAACTATTGGGCGGAGCGTGGTGTGGTGTACGATAAACCCTCACTGCTCTACGGCAATATGGGCGGTGTGGGACGTACACAGACACTACGTGACCCTTTCCACAATTTCTATCAGAAATATAAACATGCTGCGCCATTTGGCGGCTTCTATTTGTCGCTGCGTAAAGCGGTCGTCCTCTTCGATCTAGATTTGATCAAGAATGTTTTGGTAAAAGATTTTGCGAATTTTATTAATCGCGGTAACTACTATAATGTGAAAGACGATCCGATTTCAGGGCATGTTTTCAACTTAGACGGCGCGAGTTGGCGGCACATGCGCGCTAAGCTCACGCCCACTTTTACATCGTCCAAAATGAAGTATATGTTCCCAACGGTCGTGGCAGTCGCGAAGGAGTTCGTTAAGGTATTGCAACAGGAGACGACAACTCTTGCAAAGTCTGATGCGTCTAGGCAAGGCATTGAAATAAGAGATCTGTTGGCGCGTTTCACCACCGATGTGATAGGTGGTTGCGCCTTCGGCCTCGAGTGCAATAGTCTGCACGAACCGAATACGGAGTTTCGTGTTATGGGCAAAAAGATTTTCTCACAACGTCGGCATGGACGTTTAGTCTTCGCTTTCGCACAGGCCTATCCGAACTTGGCGCGCAAGTTAGGAGTTAAAATGACGCCAAATGATGTTAGTACATTTTTCCGCAAAGTTGTACACGATACGGTCTCGTATCGCGAGCAGACTGGCATACAACGCAACGATTTTCTCAACCTATTGCTGGAACTAAAAAAGCAAGAGAGTGGCCTGAGTTTAGATCAAATCGCTGCACAATCGTTTGTGTTCTTTATCGCTGGTTTCGAAACGAGTTCGAGCACGATGAGTTTTGCGCTCTATGAGCTGGCGTTGCATCCGGAAATTCAAGCGAAGGCGCGCGATGAGATTGAGTCTGTGTTGGCGCGTTACGGTGGCGAAATTACATATGAGGGTGTGCGCGATATGCAATATTTGTACCAAATATTTTGCG AAACACTACGTAAATACTCAATTGCTTCGATAACTATGCGTAAAACAATGAACGATTATCATGTGCCGAATACGAAGCATGTCATCGAGAAGGGTCTTATCGTTGTTATACCTATCGATGCCATTCATCGTGATCCCGAAATCTATCCCGATCCAGAACGTTTCGATCCCACACGTTTTGAACCCGAAGCCGTAGCTAAACGTCATCCCATGACTTGGCTGCCGTTTGGCGAGGGTCCACGCAATTGTATTGGCCTACGTTTTGGTAAAATGCAAGCATTGGTTGGTTTGGCTTTATtactcaaaaatttcaaatttacattGGCCCCTCAGACAAAAGTGCCGCTCGAAATCAAAATGGATAGCTTCGTGTTGAACAGCAAGGCTGGCATTCATTTGAATATAGAGCCGATCACTAACTCTTAA